In a single window of the Desulfonatronovibrio magnus genome:
- a CDS encoding RNA recognition motif domain-containing protein: MTNLYVGNLPWSTTETQLKDLFSQHGEVNSANIIQDRETGRSRGFGFVEMEDGADAAIENLNGQELDGRSIKVNIAKPRRESRY, from the coding sequence ATGACCAATCTGTATGTAGGCAATCTGCCATGGAGCACAACTGAAACCCAGCTTAAAGACCTTTTTTCTCAGCATGGCGAAGTTAATTCAGCCAATATAATCCAGGACCGGGAAACCGGGCGTTCTCGTGGATTTGGCTTTGTTGAAATGGAAGATGGTGCTGATGCAGCTATCGAAAATCTTAATGGACAGGAACTCGATGGCCGCAGTATTAAAGTAAATATTGCCAAACCCAGAAGAGAATCCAGATACTAA
- a CDS encoding RloB family protein — translation MAKGDKLRKEAWLKKRNSLKRKTAFRGKPFRRILIVCEGEKTEPNYFQRFRVTSAVIEIVGKGYNTLSLVKEAVRLKELARANDEPYDQVWCVFDRDSFPNHNVDNAWHLARKMKLKTALSNEAFELWFLLHFDYINSAHTRQEYQDMLSDRLGHKYEKNDARIYEKLLQRQKQAIENAGKLMSQYTHRQPSQDNPCTEVHELVMELNRQK, via the coding sequence ATGGCCAAGGGTGACAAATTAAGAAAAGAAGCCTGGCTGAAAAAGAGGAACTCTTTAAAGAGAAAAACAGCTTTCAGAGGCAAGCCTTTCAGAAGAATCCTTATAGTTTGTGAGGGAGAGAAGACAGAGCCCAATTATTTTCAACGATTCAGGGTGACCTCAGCTGTCATTGAAATTGTGGGCAAAGGATACAACACCCTGTCTCTGGTCAAGGAGGCTGTCAGATTGAAAGAGCTGGCTCGGGCAAATGATGAGCCCTATGATCAGGTCTGGTGTGTTTTTGACAGGGATTCTTTTCCAAACCACAATGTGGACAATGCCTGGCATTTAGCCCGGAAAATGAAGCTCAAGACCGCATTGTCCAATGAAGCTTTTGAACTTTGGTTTCTTTTGCATTTCGACTATATCAACTCAGCCCATACCAGACAGGAATACCAGGATATGTTGTCTGACAGGCTCGGACACAAATATGAAAAAAATGATGCAAGGATATACGAAAAGTTACTTCAAAGGCAAAAACAGGCCATAGAAAATGCTGGGAAGCTTATGAGCCAGTATACTCATAGGCAGCCTTCCCAGGACAACCCCTGCACAGAGGTCCATGAACTGGTGATGGAACTAAACAGGCAGAAATGA
- a CDS encoding DUF4258 domain-containing protein gives MRSLQIQITYHARKRMAERRNSEELLKDIIETGQTRYKDETRLWIFKHIEGRDDNLICAAVVLEKKLVIKTIMHHFQ, from the coding sequence GTGAGGAGTTTACAAATCCAGATCACTTATCATGCTCGGAAGCGTATGGCTGAACGCAGGAACAGCGAGGAATTACTTAAAGACATTATTGAAACAGGACAGACCCGTTATAAAGATGAGACACGCCTGTGGATTTTCAAGCACATTGAAGGGCGTGATGACAACCTTATTTGTGCAGCTGTAGTTCTTGAAAAGAAACTTGTGATCAAAACAATTATGCACCATTTTCAGTGA
- a CDS encoding YbfB/YjiJ family MFS transporter — protein MATRMTKHGYSLRNQDVDALKILAGGILGMVVAMGIGRFAYTPILPLMLRDLEMTNTLGGLLASLNYLGYLIGAVICTINPRIISSRNIAGVALLLSLATTIFMGTTTSHVWWGAMRFCGGISSAILFIVISSQVAEALVRRSYGHWMGALYGGVGSGIAISGLIVPQLDKVGGWSSAWTGMGIIAIIFALLGIALGWKSIQAKVSTSALPRASAGLGKIRILAAAYFFEGLGYIVTATFIVTVIAATPGLETLAPYTWVVVGISAIPSTIIWTHLAYRMGNRKTLLAAYALQAAGILISVRAESSAEVLFAAVTFGGTFLGIVAVTLAEGKLRMGREGGRSVAILTASFSVGQMIGPVIAGRLADWQGGFDLPLLLAAMSVILGGVLITVDRNFST, from the coding sequence ATGGCAACCAGGATGACTAAACATGGATACTCCCTTAGAAATCAGGATGTTGACGCCCTGAAAATTCTGGCAGGGGGAATACTGGGTATGGTAGTAGCCATGGGTATCGGGAGGTTTGCTTATACCCCTATTCTGCCTCTCATGCTGCGCGATCTGGAAATGACCAATACCCTGGGTGGCTTGCTGGCCAGCTTGAATTACCTCGGATATCTTATAGGTGCTGTAATCTGCACCATCAATCCCCGGATTATCAGTTCTCGAAACATTGCAGGTGTAGCCCTGCTGCTCAGTCTCGCTACAACGATTTTCATGGGCACGACTACCTCTCATGTCTGGTGGGGGGCTATGCGTTTTTGCGGTGGTATATCCAGTGCAATATTGTTTATAGTTATTTCTTCTCAAGTTGCCGAAGCCCTTGTCAGGCGCAGCTATGGACATTGGATGGGCGCACTGTACGGGGGCGTTGGGTCAGGAATAGCTATCAGCGGGCTCATTGTTCCTCAGTTAGACAAGGTCGGAGGATGGAGTTCTGCGTGGACGGGAATGGGTATTATTGCCATAATTTTTGCTTTGCTGGGTATTGCTCTGGGGTGGAAAAGCATTCAAGCAAAGGTAAGCACATCTGCTCTGCCCAGAGCGTCTGCCGGGCTGGGTAAAATCAGAATTTTGGCAGCTGCCTATTTTTTTGAGGGTCTGGGTTATATTGTAACCGCTACTTTTATCGTGACTGTCATTGCCGCAACTCCTGGACTGGAGACTCTGGCTCCTTACACATGGGTTGTAGTAGGTATTTCCGCCATTCCTTCGACAATTATCTGGACTCATCTGGCGTATCGTATGGGCAACAGAAAGACACTCCTGGCAGCCTATGCTCTACAGGCCGCAGGCATTCTAATAAGTGTTCGGGCTGAGTCGTCAGCGGAAGTACTGTTTGCTGCAGTTACCTTTGGAGGAACATTTCTGGGAATTGTGGCAGTGACTCTGGCCGAAGGCAAGTTAAGGATGGGCAGGGAGGGGGGGCGCTCGGTTGCCATTTTAACAGCCAGTTTCAGCGTGGGACAGATGATTGGGCCAGTGATAGCCGGAAGACTGGCAGACTGGCAGGGGGGGTTTGATCTGCCCCTGCTGCTTGCAGCCATGAGTGTTATTCTGGGAGGAGTGCTGATTACCGTGGATCGTAACTTTTCAACTTAA
- a CDS encoding DUF2283 domain-containing protein: protein MKVIYEERDDILVIRLSNKTIVKESSQDWDTHISYAEDCSIVEVVVLDASKKGAWPFELNNAAKQSTCQLYFQGHMISLK, encoded by the coding sequence ATGAAGGTAATTTATGAAGAACGCGATGACATTCTGGTTATTCGGCTATCAAACAAGACTATTGTAAAAGAATCTTCTCAGGACTGGGATACCCATATCAGTTACGCAGAAGACTGCTCTATTGTTGAAGTGGTAGTCCTTGATGCTTCCAAAAAAGGTGCATGGCCTTTCGAACTTAATAACGCTGCAAAGCAGTCCACTTGTCAACTCTATTTCCAAGGCCATATGATATCCTTAAAATAA
- a CDS encoding aldo/keto reductase, with protein MKYTMNRRKFMHTTAGVAAGLGVAGLSSIVDASRIMAAGGTPDHAPKRRLGKTGHDVSLFSLGGESTVQMTSKADQAVEIIDRALDLGVNYIDTAPSYGAGGSETNIGLVMSRRRNQVFLASKTHDRTYDGTMRLIEQSLDRLQTDYLDLYQVHNIRTHDDIQRALSRNGAVEAMEKLRSQGVIRHIGITGHRNSEALLYGINNYDFDTILMALNAGDIFYDPFQGDLLNRALEKRMGIIAMKITAVNNIFRTNGVTTMDEALGYALSFPVSTAIVGITSVDQVDENVRVAREFRPMTQSKLASIEGKVKHYNEQVNFFKRSW; from the coding sequence ATGAAGTATACGATGAATAGAAGAAAATTTATGCATACCACTGCGGGCGTTGCTGCCGGGCTTGGGGTCGCAGGACTGAGCTCCATTGTTGATGCATCCAGGATTATGGCAGCAGGAGGTACTCCTGATCATGCCCCAAAAAGAAGGCTCGGTAAAACAGGACATGATGTCTCCCTCTTCAGTCTTGGTGGAGAATCGACAGTTCAAATGACGAGCAAAGCTGACCAGGCAGTGGAAATTATTGACAGAGCTCTTGATCTCGGCGTCAACTACATAGATACAGCACCTTCTTATGGAGCAGGTGGGAGTGAAACAAATATTGGCCTGGTCATGTCGCGACGCAGAAATCAGGTTTTCCTCGCCAGCAAAACCCATGATCGAACGTATGATGGAACCATGCGGCTTATTGAACAGAGTCTGGATCGGCTGCAGACTGACTATCTTGATCTTTATCAGGTACATAACATAAGGACCCATGATGATATCCAGCGTGCATTAAGCAGGAATGGAGCAGTTGAGGCCATGGAAAAGCTGAGGTCCCAGGGAGTGATAAGACATATAGGAATTACTGGCCACCGAAACTCTGAAGCACTTTTGTATGGCATTAACAATTATGATTTTGATACAATACTAATGGCCCTTAATGCCGGGGATATTTTTTATGATCCGTTTCAGGGTGATTTGTTAAACAGGGCCTTGGAAAAGAGAATGGGCATAATTGCCATGAAGATCACTGCTGTAAACAATATTTTTCGAACAAACGGGGTGACAACTATGGATGAGGCTCTGGGATATGCCTTAAGTTTTCCAGTAAGTACAGCCATAGTGGGAATAACAAGTGTCGATCAGGTGGATGAAAATGTACGGGTGGCAAGGGAGTTCAGACCCATGACTCAAAGCAAACTTGCCAGTATTGAAGGAAAGGTTAAACACTACAATGAGCAGGTCAACTTTTTCAAACGCAGTTGGTAG
- a CDS encoding two-component system sensor histidine kinase NtrB: protein MKIGIQKKYTGSFMFLTLGLLVLAAGLIFLTWQSLRQQQEHVRDQMEVTGRAIIRSVEANLHRGVFRSMAHRRWDTEADPSQLTREVLEELVEEGDVVFLDISGPAGRMFIARDEASPDEFALSDEMTAAASTGLWSSQDVFMGRDVFIMGIPGTRPEILHRGRHMMSSSDDSGAGTVIFIALDMARHNEVYAGFKRGLIIQSVVTLFAVFLIWVLLIAYLKKRGQRQQYDELKTFHSRLLDNMPDGLLSVSGDGIVQAANPAARDLLCVQGELVGSHIDMDLLPEKSQTLSPGWSQVDLKGKALEILSVPISDDDNSLMLVRDRTRIRELEKDLEHARDLATLGRFAAGLAHEIRNPLSSLRGFAQYFQQKFAQNEPAQSYARTMVRESDRLNRVVTDLLYLARPRSLELRDISLEEMMLEIERLLQLDLKEHGCELHLQLDQDKVLADGDLLKQALINLVLNSLDAIDGKSGQITISSELTQNHEFSNKENLQWGQTEFDQDALLHKSEDTKQDSPLNVVSQSAMKGLQGRAGGVVKITVQDNGCGMDENTKARALEPFFSSKGKGTGLGLAIVHRIVRDHKGSITIDSEPGKGTRVSLFLG, encoded by the coding sequence TTGAAAATAGGAATACAGAAAAAATATACAGGCAGCTTCATGTTTTTGACTTTGGGGTTACTGGTGTTGGCTGCAGGGCTGATTTTCCTGACCTGGCAGAGTCTCAGGCAGCAGCAGGAACATGTGCGTGATCAGATGGAGGTTACTGGCAGAGCCATAATCAGAAGCGTGGAAGCAAATCTTCATAGAGGTGTTTTTCGGAGCATGGCGCACAGAAGGTGGGATACGGAAGCTGATCCATCCCAATTGACCAGGGAGGTTCTTGAAGAACTGGTAGAAGAAGGAGACGTAGTTTTCTTAGACATTTCAGGTCCTGCGGGTCGCATGTTCATTGCCCGGGATGAAGCATCTCCTGATGAGTTTGCCTTGAGTGATGAAATGACTGCTGCTGCATCCACCGGTCTATGGAGCTCTCAGGATGTTTTTATGGGGCGGGATGTTTTTATCATGGGCATACCCGGTACAAGGCCGGAAATATTGCACAGAGGCCGCCATATGATGAGCAGTAGCGATGATTCAGGGGCAGGCACTGTAATCTTTATTGCTTTGGATATGGCCAGGCATAATGAAGTTTATGCAGGATTCAAGCGCGGTCTTATTATTCAAAGCGTTGTTACGCTTTTTGCTGTATTTTTGATCTGGGTGCTGCTCATTGCCTATTTGAAGAAAAGAGGGCAGCGCCAGCAATATGATGAGCTAAAGACCTTTCATTCCAGACTGTTGGATAATATGCCTGACGGTCTGCTCAGTGTTTCAGGTGATGGCATAGTACAGGCAGCCAATCCTGCTGCAAGAGATTTACTTTGTGTTCAGGGCGAACTGGTGGGCAGTCACATTGATATGGATCTGCTTCCTGAGAAAAGCCAGACATTGAGCCCTGGCTGGAGCCAGGTGGATCTCAAAGGCAAGGCTCTGGAGATCTTGTCTGTTCCCATCAGTGATGATGATAATTCCTTAATGCTTGTGAGAGACAGGACCAGAATCAGAGAGCTTGAAAAGGATCTTGAGCATGCCCGGGACCTGGCTACTCTTGGCAGGTTTGCAGCCGGTCTGGCCCATGAAATCAGAAACCCCTTAAGTTCCCTGCGCGGCTTTGCCCAGTATTTTCAACAAAAATTTGCACAGAACGAACCAGCTCAGTCATACGCCCGGACCATGGTCAGGGAATCGGATAGACTTAACAGAGTGGTTACTGACCTGCTTTATCTTGCCCGGCCAAGGTCTTTAGAATTACGTGATATTAGTCTGGAAGAAATGATGCTTGAGATTGAAAGGCTTTTACAGCTGGATCTGAAAGAACATGGGTGTGAGCTCCACCTGCAACTGGATCAGGATAAGGTCCTGGCAGATGGGGATCTCTTGAAACAGGCTCTGATCAACCTTGTGCTGAACAGTCTGGATGCTATTGACGGTAAATCCGGGCAGATAACTATCAGTTCCGAGTTAACACAAAACCATGAGTTCAGTAATAAAGAAAATTTGCAATGGGGGCAGACAGAATTTGACCAGGACGCACTGCTGCATAAGTCTGAAGATACAAAACAGGATAGTCCTTTAAATGTCGTTTCTCAAAGCGCAATGAAAGGCTTACAGGGCAGGGCAGGGGGTGTGGTGAAAATTACGGTTCAGGATAATGGATGTGGAATGGATGAAAATACTAAGGCCAGAGCCTTAGAGCCCTTTTTTTCCAGCAAGGGTAAAGGAACAGGTTTGGGCTTGGCCATTGTGCATAGAATTGTCAGAGATCATAAAGGAAGCATAACAATTGATTCAGAACCGGGGAAGGGTACACGGGTTAGTTTGTTTTTGGGTTGA
- a CDS encoding AAA family ATPase, with the protein MLIEFTVENFLSFKDSSTLNMVAGALREHPAHTFSYRPTRASRYRPVSLLKSAAIYGANAGGKSNLIKAIDHMRRMVMHSSKESQAGEPFPHFPFLLNPRTSAEPSTVEVVFVQDNIRYRYGFSADSEGVDLEWLFSAPRGREAKLFIRRKDKFEFGKGMTRVSGLEEKTRENALFISVAAQFNQPEARKILQWFSSLQVVTDDTQNIFRRSMAILDHALERKRLVEFIRLADHSISELEIDEADYPLSDLSEGISEAVSKDLEKIGKKGDMIRLKKPVSHHYSYSDEGARVGLEKFELAMESKGTKRIFDLAGLIFFAVDNGSALIIDELECSLHPRLTRLIIKLFHSEQTNPRNAQLIFATHDQTLFSRKFFRRDQLWMVSKNELESSELYSLSDFRVRPDSSYDKDYMLGKYGAVPVLNEPVTAFGARDKDTEKGKAQEKDRVNGQG; encoded by the coding sequence ATGCTTATTGAATTTACTGTGGAAAATTTTCTTTCCTTCAAAGATTCCAGCACACTGAATATGGTTGCTGGAGCACTCAGGGAGCACCCCGCTCACACCTTCAGTTACCGGCCAACACGGGCATCCAGGTACAGGCCTGTCAGCCTGCTCAAGTCAGCCGCAATTTATGGAGCCAACGCCGGCGGAAAATCCAACCTGATTAAAGCCATTGACCATATGCGGCGCATGGTCATGCACTCATCCAAGGAAAGTCAGGCAGGCGAACCTTTTCCTCACTTCCCTTTTCTTTTGAATCCCAGGACCTCAGCAGAACCTAGTACAGTGGAGGTCGTGTTTGTCCAGGACAATATCAGGTACAGATACGGATTTTCAGCTGACAGTGAGGGGGTTGACCTTGAATGGCTGTTTTCCGCACCCAGGGGGCGCGAAGCCAAACTGTTCATCCGCAGGAAGGACAAATTTGAATTTGGCAAAGGGATGACCAGGGTTTCCGGTCTGGAAGAGAAAACACGTGAGAACGCCTTGTTTATTTCAGTGGCTGCTCAGTTCAATCAGCCCGAGGCCAGAAAAATACTGCAGTGGTTTTCCAGCCTGCAAGTGGTTACTGATGATACCCAAAATATCTTTCGCCGTTCAATGGCCATCCTGGATCATGCCTTGGAACGAAAAAGGCTTGTGGAATTCATCAGGCTGGCTGATCACTCAATTTCTGAATTAGAGATTGATGAGGCCGACTATCCGCTTTCAGACCTGTCCGAGGGAATCAGTGAAGCTGTTTCAAAGGATTTGGAGAAAATCGGCAAAAAGGGGGATATGATCAGACTTAAAAAACCAGTTTCTCATCATTACAGTTATAGCGATGAAGGGGCGAGAGTTGGCCTGGAAAAATTTGAGCTGGCTATGGAGTCCAAAGGAACCAAAAGAATTTTTGATCTTGCCGGGTTGATCTTTTTCGCCGTTGATAATGGAAGTGCCCTGATCATAGATGAACTGGAATGCAGTCTCCATCCCAGATTGACAAGATTGATCATCAAGTTGTTTCATTCAGAACAGACCAACCCCAGAAATGCCCAGTTGATTTTCGCCACCCATGACCAGACTCTTTTCAGTCGCAAATTTTTTCGCAGAGATCAGCTCTGGATGGTCAGTAAAAACGAGTTGGAAAGCTCTGAGCTTTATTCTTTGTCTGATTTCCGGGTCAGGCCGGATTCTTCCTATGACAAGGATTATATGCTGGGTAAGTATGGGGCTGTACCGGTGCTGAACGAGCCTGTGACCGCTTTCGGCGCAAGGGATAAGGATACTGAAAAAGGCAAGGCTCAGGAAAAGGACCGGGTAAATGGCCAAGGGTGA
- a CDS encoding transposase has translation MINYSCNSHFIKHAEKQIEEEPLLKPMQKALDTFKEQRDKIARRWASNHTNARLEGLNSLFQSAKSRARGYRNVKTFISMIYMIGAPIQELLKDAIKA, from the coding sequence ATAATCAACTATAGCTGTAACAGTCATTTTATCAAGCATGCAGAGAAGCAAATTGAGGAAGAGCCCCTGCTAAAGCCCATGCAAAAGGCCTTGGATACTTTCAAAGAGCAAAGGGATAAAATAGCCAGACGCTGGGCATCAAATCATACAAACGCCAGGCTTGAGGGTTTAAACAGTCTTTTTCAGTCAGCCAAATCCAGAGCAAGAGGCTATAGAAATGTGAAAACCTTTATTTCAATGATTTACATGATTGGAGCTCCAATCCAGGAGCTGCTCAAAGATGCAATAAAAGCATAG
- a CDS encoding zinc ribbon domain-containing protein: MISIPSHYTSRTCPDCGNRVKKTLSTSTHVYSCGCRLHRGAPQLKIFCV; this comes from the coding sequence GTGATCTCAATTCCGTCTCATTATACATCACGGACATGTCCTGACTGTGGAAATAGAGTTAAGAAAACTTTATCTACCAGTACTCACGTTTATTCTTGTGGATGCAGGCTACACAGAGGGGCGCCGCAGCTAAAAATATTTTGCGTGTAG